One window from the genome of Streptomyces sp. NBC_01476 encodes:
- a CDS encoding GNAT family N-acetyltransferase, which yields MPGDFSSGARLEIRVTPADVGKRVSVRQLAELADGHPTFTDTVGVLASWDAGVVCVTRRTGETVRIPEKLLVAGKVVPAAPVRRGIAVPAVTAEELAAIASRSWPATETSPLGGWTLRAAGGFTRRANSVLVGGAPDRPVDEALAYVRRWYGERGLTPYLQVPDTSPFVPALDERGWIREADTLMRTAPLAPLTSLPGGDDVTLSRTPDAAWTAAYHRTGELAGAALKVLSGGPSVWFASAPGVIGRVAVDGAWALFGAVEVAPEMRRRGLARSVMGALARRAYAEGAVAAHLQVEADNVAARALYDRLGFLDHSGYHYRRPAA from the coding sequence ATGCCAGGGGATTTCTCGTCCGGAGCACGGCTCGAAATCCGGGTCACCCCCGCTGACGTGGGAAAACGCGTCTCGGTCCGGCAACTGGCGGAGCTTGCCGACGGGCATCCCACGTTCACCGACACGGTGGGCGTTCTCGCATCGTGGGACGCGGGAGTGGTGTGCGTCACGCGACGGACCGGGGAGACGGTAAGGATTCCGGAAAAACTGCTGGTGGCGGGCAAGGTCGTGCCCGCGGCCCCGGTAAGGCGTGGGATTGCCGTGCCTGCTGTGACGGCTGAGGAGCTGGCCGCCATCGCCTCCCGTTCCTGGCCTGCCACCGAGACGTCCCCGCTCGGCGGCTGGACGCTGCGGGCGGCCGGCGGCTTCACCCGGCGGGCCAACTCGGTCCTGGTCGGCGGCGCGCCGGACCGCCCGGTGGACGAGGCGCTGGCGTACGTACGGCGGTGGTACGGCGAACGCGGTCTGACCCCGTACCTTCAGGTGCCGGACACCTCCCCCTTCGTGCCGGCGCTGGACGAGCGGGGGTGGATACGGGAGGCGGACACCCTGATGCGCACCGCGCCGCTGGCGCCGCTCACCTCGCTGCCCGGCGGTGACGACGTGACCCTCTCGCGTACCCCCGACGCGGCCTGGACGGCCGCCTACCACCGGACCGGGGAACTTGCCGGCGCGGCGCTGAAGGTGCTGTCGGGCGGGCCCTCGGTGTGGTTCGCGAGCGCCCCCGGCGTGATCGGGCGCGTCGCGGTGGACGGCGCATGGGCGCTGTTCGGGGCGGTGGAGGTGGCGCCGGAGATGCGGCGGCGCGGGCTGGCCCGGTCGGTGATGGGCGCGCTGGCCCGGCGGGCGTACGCGGAGGGCGCCGTCGCCGCGCACCTTCAGGTGGAGGCGGACAACGTGGCTGCCCGGGCGCTCTACGACCGGCTCGGCTTCCTCGACCACAGCGGCTACCACTACCGCCGACCAGCGGCATGA